A region of Streptomyces sp. R44 DNA encodes the following proteins:
- a CDS encoding thioesterase family protein, with protein MTRHIYSCPLRWSDMDAFGHVNNVVFLRYLEEARIDFMFRLAPGDGSPSFSGGSVVARHEIDYKRPLVHRHEPVTIESWVTKIGAASLTIAYEVKDADVVYVRASTVVVPFDLEAQRPRRITAEEREFLQEYVDDGMSSAA; from the coding sequence GTGACCAGGCACATCTACAGCTGTCCCCTGCGCTGGTCGGACATGGACGCCTTCGGGCACGTCAACAACGTCGTCTTCCTGCGGTACCTGGAAGAGGCGCGGATCGACTTCATGTTCCGGCTGGCGCCGGGGGACGGTTCCCCCTCGTTCTCCGGCGGGTCCGTCGTGGCCCGGCACGAGATCGACTACAAGCGGCCGCTGGTCCACCGGCACGAGCCGGTGACCATCGAGTCGTGGGTCACGAAGATAGGCGCGGCGTCGCTGACGATCGCGTACGAGGTCAAGGACGCGGACGTCGTGTACGTCCGGGCCTCGACCGTCGTCGTGCCCTTCGACCTGGAGGCGCAGCGTCCGCGGCGGATCACCGCCGAGGAGCGCGAGTTCCTCCAGGAGTACGTCGACGACGGGATGTCGTCCGCCGCATGA
- the ettA gene encoding energy-dependent translational throttle protein EttA: MAEYIYTMRKTRKAHGDKVILDDVTLSFLPGAKIGVVGPNGAGKSTVLKIMAGLEQPSNGDAFLSPGFSVGILMQEPKLDETKTVLENVEDGVAEIKGKLNRFNAIAEEMATNYTDELMEEMGKLQDDLDHSNAWDLDAQLEQAMDALGCPPGDWPVNNLSGGEKRRVALCKLLLEAPDLLLLDEPTNHLDAESVNWLEQHLAQYKGTVVAITHDRYFLDNVAEWILELDRGRAHPYEGNYSTYLTKKSERLKVEGQKDAKRAKRLREELEWVRSNAKGRQAKSKARLARYEEMAAEADKMRKLDFEEIQIPPGPRLGSIVVEVENLSKAFGDKVLIDDLSFTLPRNGIVGVIGPNGAGKTTLFKMLQGLETPDSGTVKVGETVKISYVDQSRANIDPKKTLWAVVSDELDYINVGHVEMPSRAYVSAFGFKGPDQQKPAGVLSGGERNRLNLALTLKQGGNLLLLDEPTNDLDVETLSSLENALLEFPGAAVVISHDRWFLDRVATHILAYEGESKWFWFEGNFESYEKNKIERLGPDAARPHRATYKKLTRG; encoded by the coding sequence TTGGCTGAGTACATCTACACGATGCGCAAGACGCGCAAGGCGCACGGCGACAAGGTCATCCTGGATGACGTGACGCTGAGCTTCCTGCCGGGTGCGAAGATCGGTGTGGTCGGCCCGAACGGTGCCGGTAAGTCCACCGTTCTGAAGATCATGGCGGGCCTTGAGCAGCCGTCCAACGGTGACGCGTTCCTGTCGCCCGGCTTCTCCGTCGGCATCCTCATGCAGGAGCCGAAGCTCGACGAGACCAAGACCGTCCTGGAGAACGTCGAGGACGGCGTCGCCGAGATCAAGGGCAAGCTCAACCGGTTCAATGCGATCGCCGAAGAGATGGCGACCAACTACACCGATGAGCTCATGGAGGAGATGGGCAAGCTCCAGGACGACCTGGACCACTCCAACGCCTGGGACCTCGACGCGCAGCTGGAGCAGGCCATGGACGCGCTGGGCTGCCCGCCCGGCGACTGGCCGGTGAACAACCTCTCCGGTGGCGAGAAGCGCCGTGTCGCGCTCTGCAAGCTGCTCCTGGAGGCCCCCGACCTGCTGCTCCTCGACGAGCCCACCAACCACCTCGACGCCGAGTCGGTGAACTGGCTGGAGCAGCACCTCGCCCAGTACAAGGGCACCGTCGTGGCCATCACCCACGACCGGTACTTCCTCGACAACGTGGCCGAGTGGATCCTGGAGCTCGACCGCGGTCGCGCCCACCCGTACGAGGGCAACTACTCCACCTACCTGACCAAGAAGTCCGAGCGGCTCAAGGTCGAGGGCCAGAAGGACGCCAAGCGCGCGAAGCGGCTCCGGGAGGAGCTGGAGTGGGTGCGGTCGAACGCCAAGGGGCGTCAGGCCAAGTCCAAGGCCCGTCTCGCGCGCTACGAGGAGATGGCGGCCGAGGCCGACAAGATGCGGAAGCTGGACTTCGAGGAGATCCAGATCCCGCCGGGCCCCCGTCTGGGCTCCATCGTCGTCGAGGTCGAGAACCTCTCGAAGGCCTTCGGCGACAAGGTCCTCATCGACGACCTCAGCTTCACCCTGCCCCGTAACGGCATCGTCGGTGTCATCGGCCCGAACGGCGCCGGCAAGACCACGCTCTTCAAGATGCTCCAGGGTCTGGAGACCCCGGACTCCGGCACCGTCAAGGTCGGCGAGACCGTCAAGATCTCGTACGTCGACCAGAGCCGCGCCAACATCGACCCGAAGAAGACGCTGTGGGCCGTCGTCTCCGACGAGCTCGACTACATCAACGTCGGCCACGTCGAGATGCCCTCCCGCGCCTACGTCTCCGCGTTCGGCTTCAAGGGCCCGGACCAGCAGAAGCCGGCCGGCGTGCTCTCCGGTGGTGAGCGCAACCGTCTGAACCTCGCGCTCACCCTCAAGCAGGGCGGCAACCTGCTGCTCCTCGACGAGCCCACCAACGACCTCGACGTCGAGACCCTGTCCTCCCTGGAGAACGCGCTCCTCGAGTTCCCGGGTGCGGCCGTGGTCATCTCCCACGACCGCTGGTTCCTCGACCGAGTCGCGACGCACATCCTCGCCTACGAGGGTGAGTCGAAGTGGTTCTGGTTCGAGGGCAACTTCGAGTCGTACGAGAAGAACAAGATCGAGCGCCTCGGCCCGGACGCGGCCCGTCCGCACCGCGCCACCTACAAGAAGCTGACCCGAGGCTGA
- a CDS encoding Cys-Gln thioester bond-forming surface protein — MFSVRGRGVARLAATILASGLVATGAIATAGPALADDGAPGAGGVKAKLVSGHVTEGDDVVIKEKDGKAWPVGGGLFTMQVEGGGTLQTYCIDLRTPTKNEATYKEVGWGESSLHNNENAGKILWILENAYPKFSAEALGAKLDVDLSKNEAAAGTQAAIWTFSDDVTATPTSPDAKKLTEYLLKEAVKLEEPKASLSLSPATISGKAGEKLGPITVTTNATAKLTTAAGTPAGVKIVDGAGKPVTEAKNGDKLFFDVPAGTADGTAELTAEATTKVSLGRAFVSIDGPSQTLILAGSSDSTVTAKASASWAKKGALPAVTVAKDCAKGGLEVIASNKGDEAWTFDLKGTSYTIAAGETKTLTVPLAEDEAYKFTITGPNDFEETFEGVLDCKTATPGPKPSETPSTTPSATPSTPSTTGGTTGTTTGGGDLAETGSSNATPMIAGIAAALVVIGGGAVFFLRKKKTAGQ, encoded by the coding sequence ATGTTTTCAGTTCGTGGGCGTGGCGTTGCCCGCCTGGCAGCCACGATCCTGGCCTCCGGCCTCGTCGCGACCGGTGCGATAGCGACCGCCGGTCCGGCCCTGGCCGATGACGGCGCCCCGGGCGCCGGCGGCGTCAAGGCGAAGCTGGTCAGCGGTCATGTCACCGAGGGTGACGATGTCGTGATCAAGGAGAAGGACGGCAAGGCCTGGCCGGTCGGCGGCGGTCTCTTCACGATGCAGGTCGAGGGCGGGGGAACCCTTCAGACCTACTGCATCGACCTCCGCACCCCGACCAAGAACGAAGCCACCTACAAGGAGGTCGGCTGGGGCGAGTCCTCCCTGCACAACAACGAGAACGCGGGCAAGATCCTCTGGATCCTCGAGAACGCCTACCCGAAGTTCTCCGCCGAGGCCCTCGGCGCGAAGCTCGACGTCGACCTCTCCAAGAACGAGGCCGCCGCCGGCACCCAGGCCGCGATCTGGACCTTCTCGGACGACGTGACGGCGACGCCGACGAGCCCCGACGCCAAGAAGCTGACGGAGTACCTCCTGAAGGAGGCCGTGAAGCTCGAAGAGCCGAAGGCCTCCCTGAGCCTCTCCCCGGCCACCATCTCCGGCAAGGCCGGTGAGAAGCTCGGCCCGATCACCGTCACCACCAACGCCACGGCCAAGCTCACGACCGCCGCCGGCACCCCCGCCGGCGTCAAGATCGTCGATGGGGCCGGCAAGCCGGTGACCGAGGCCAAGAACGGCGACAAGCTCTTCTTCGACGTTCCGGCCGGCACCGCCGACGGCACCGCCGAGCTGACCGCCGAGGCCACCACCAAGGTCTCGCTCGGCCGCGCCTTCGTCTCGATCGACGGCCCCTCGCAGACCCTGATCCTGGCCGGCTCCAGCGACTCCACCGTCACCGCCAAGGCCTCCGCCTCCTGGGCGAAGAAGGGTGCCCTTCCGGCCGTCACGGTCGCCAAGGACTGCGCCAAGGGCGGCCTGGAGGTCATCGCCTCCAACAAGGGCGACGAGGCCTGGACCTTCGACCTGAAGGGCACCTCGTACACGATCGCCGCCGGTGAGACGAAGACCCTCACGGTCCCGCTCGCCGAGGACGAGGCGTACAAGTTCACGATCACCGGCCCGAACGACTTCGAGGAGACCTTCGAGGGCGTCCTGGACTGCAAGACGGCCACCCCCGGCCCGAAGCCGTCGGAGACCCCCTCCACGACCCCCTCGGCCACGCCTTCCACCCCGTCCACCACGGGCGGCACCACCGGCACCACGACCGGTGGCGGCGACCTCGCCGAGACCGGCAGCTCCAACGCCACCCCGATGATCGCCGGCATCGCCGCCGCGCTCGTCGTGATCGGCGGCGGCGCGGTGTTCTTCCTCCGCAAGAAGAAGACCGCCGGCCAGTGA
- a CDS encoding single-stranded DNA-binding protein, translating into MNDTTVTLVGNVATAVEYRETVAGGVARFRFAVTARRWDRERGLWSDGNTSFYTVSAWRSLGANLAASVSVGEPLVVHGRLKVREEDRDGQRKTFVDVDAVAVGHDLSRGTAAFRRAPKAERTAPEPQPEQDLWTTAAEEVAAVTPQLVTAP; encoded by the coding sequence ATGAACGACACGACCGTGACGCTCGTCGGCAACGTGGCGACGGCGGTGGAGTACCGGGAGACGGTGGCCGGCGGCGTGGCCCGCTTCCGGTTCGCGGTGACCGCGCGTCGCTGGGACCGGGAGCGGGGCCTCTGGTCCGACGGGAACACCAGCTTCTACACGGTGTCGGCCTGGCGCTCGCTCGGCGCCAATCTCGCGGCCTCGGTCTCGGTCGGCGAACCGCTCGTGGTGCACGGCCGCTTGAAGGTCCGTGAGGAGGACCGCGACGGGCAGCGCAAGACCTTCGTGGACGTCGACGCGGTCGCCGTGGGACACGACCTGAGCCGGGGCACGGCGGCCTTCCGGCGCGCCCCGAAGGCCGAGCGGACGGCGCCCGAACCGCAGCCGGAGCAGGACCTGTGGACGACGGCGGCGGAGGAGGTGGCGGCGGTGACTCCGCAGCTGGTAACCGCTCCCTGA
- a CDS encoding GTPase yields MAERAATVAEEKPREPQEQDTLPPLGGSYGGPLRSRLDALHELVGLSRTRVESEALAEAGRVLDEAAARQRLSSRHTVIALAGATGSGKSTLFNALAGVPVSETGLRRPTTSAPIALSWSEGAAGLLDRLAVPSRLRRRPLAGGAGDTELQGLVLVDLPDHDSAVTAHRDQVDRVLGLVDAVIWVVDPEKYADAALHERYLRPLAGHAEVTFVVLNQIDRLGTEAADLVLDDLRRLLDEDGVALGEHGEPGATVLAVSALTGEGVPELRELVARFVQERTAPERRLAADVDAAAARLRQAYVADGRPGLDERARDAFTDRLAVAVGAQAAGEAAERVWRRGAIRACGTPWLRLYRWYERLRAHGSTDPHLASPVEDELTARQRVEQAVRIVADEASRGLPAPWAQAVREAAARGAEGLPEALDELTVSMGDPAARPPRPAWWPAAVLAQAVMTLLQIFGALWLVAQIVGVVQPGLLPPVLVMLGGIIGGPLVEWACESAVKGPARRYGQEAERRLREATAACGRARVLDPVAAELMRYREVREQYATVVGSRPSAAARVVGGGRAGAMRLGATRAGVRGR; encoded by the coding sequence GTGGCCGAGCGGGCCGCCACCGTCGCCGAGGAGAAGCCGCGCGAGCCGCAGGAGCAGGACACCCTGCCGCCCCTCGGCGGCAGCTACGGCGGGCCGTTGCGCAGCCGCCTCGACGCCCTCCACGAGCTCGTCGGGCTCTCCCGTACCCGCGTCGAGAGCGAGGCCCTCGCCGAGGCCGGGCGCGTCCTCGACGAGGCCGCCGCCCGCCAGCGGCTCTCCTCCCGGCACACCGTGATCGCCCTCGCCGGAGCCACCGGAAGCGGCAAGTCCACGCTCTTCAACGCCCTCGCCGGCGTCCCCGTCTCCGAGACGGGACTGCGCCGCCCCACCACCTCCGCGCCCATCGCGCTCAGCTGGTCCGAGGGCGCCGCCGGGCTGCTCGACCGGCTCGCGGTCCCCAGCCGGCTGCGCCGCCGCCCCCTCGCGGGCGGCGCCGGCGACACCGAGCTCCAGGGGCTCGTCCTCGTCGACCTGCCCGACCACGACTCGGCGGTCACCGCCCACCGCGACCAGGTCGACCGGGTCCTCGGCCTCGTCGACGCGGTGATCTGGGTCGTCGACCCCGAGAAGTACGCCGACGCCGCCCTCCACGAGCGCTACCTGCGCCCGCTCGCCGGGCACGCCGAGGTCACCTTCGTCGTCCTCAACCAGATCGACCGGCTCGGCACCGAGGCCGCCGACCTCGTCCTCGACGACCTGCGCCGCCTCCTCGACGAGGACGGCGTGGCGCTCGGCGAGCACGGCGAGCCCGGCGCGACGGTCCTCGCGGTCTCCGCGCTGACCGGCGAGGGCGTCCCCGAACTGCGGGAGCTCGTCGCCCGGTTCGTCCAGGAACGCACCGCTCCCGAACGCCGTCTCGCCGCCGACGTCGACGCCGCCGCGGCCCGGCTGCGCCAGGCGTACGTCGCCGACGGGCGGCCCGGGCTCGACGAGCGGGCCCGGGACGCCTTCACGGACCGGCTCGCCGTCGCCGTCGGCGCCCAGGCCGCGGGCGAGGCCGCCGAACGGGTCTGGCGCCGGGGCGCCATCCGCGCCTGCGGCACCCCCTGGCTGCGGCTCTACCGCTGGTACGAGCGACTGCGCGCGCACGGCTCCACCGACCCGCACCTCGCCAGCCCCGTCGAGGACGAACTGACGGCCCGCCAACGCGTCGAGCAGGCCGTACGGATCGTCGCCGACGAGGCCTCGCGCGGACTCCCGGCGCCCTGGGCGCAGGCGGTGCGCGAGGCGGCGGCGCGCGGGGCCGAGGGGCTGCCGGAGGCGCTGGACGAGCTGACGGTCTCCATGGGGGACCCGGCGGCCCGGCCGCCCCGGCCCGCCTGGTGGCCGGCGGCCGTCCTCGCCCAGGCGGTCATGACGCTCCTGCAGATCTTCGGCGCCCTCTGGCTGGTGGCGCAGATCGTCGGCGTCGTCCAGCCGGGCCTGCTGCCGCCGGTCCTGGTGATGCTCGGCGGGATCATCGGCGGCCCGCTCGTCGAATGGGCCTGCGAGAGCGCCGTGAAGGGGCCGGCACGGCGGTACGGGCAGGAGGCCGAGCGCCGTCTGCGGGAGGCGACCGCCGCCTGCGGCCGGGCCCGGGTCCTCGACCCGGTGGCGGCGGAGCTGATGCGCTACCGGGAGGTCCGCGAGCAGTACGCGACGGTGGTCGGCTCACGGCCGTCGGCGGCGGCCCGGGTGGTGGGCGGCGGCCGCGCGGGGGCGATGCGGCTGGGCGCGACTAGGGCGGGGGTACGGGGGAGGTAG
- a CDS encoding dynamin family protein — protein sequence MDERPQLIDALSALRDRVAAVRLPLPLPDTPRARQTRAELLAQLDDYLVPRLKDPDAPLLAVVGGSTGAGKSTLVNSLVGRRVSESGVLRPTTRTPVLVCHPEDHHWFAGMRVLPQLTRVWLPQADEDHPVDEPAPEENALRVETAASLPRGLALLDAPDIDSLVVENRLLAAELICAADIWVMVTTASRYADAVPWHLLRTAKEYDATLVTVLDRVPHQVIGEVSRQYEALLDKAGLGDVPRFTIPELPESAGGGSGLLPDSAVAALRGWLAHRAQDPAARQQAADRTASGVIDSLDARLPELAAAVAAQYAAAGRLGGVVEAAYGEQGKRVRKELGRGAVLAGDARTRWRGYPRDSTADELLDALAESLAALLHCAVSAAEERVRDTWRREPASEPLGPLRTGGDRETAERIGVEVRRWRRVLEELAEDEVRNVERPSGSRSPVPEPDTVAALLAASLLGGRRARAAGERLAELLGAQAALRLRDKGGELVLSYVDRVLHAERDRRLAPLDALDVTPEPQAELIAALSVLQKEK from the coding sequence TTGGACGAACGGCCTCAGCTGATCGACGCACTCTCCGCCCTGCGCGACCGAGTCGCCGCCGTGCGTCTCCCACTGCCCCTCCCCGACACGCCCCGCGCCCGCCAGACCCGGGCCGAGTTGCTCGCCCAGCTCGACGACTACCTGGTGCCCCGGCTGAAGGACCCCGACGCCCCGCTCCTCGCCGTCGTCGGCGGATCCACCGGGGCCGGGAAGTCCACCCTCGTCAACTCCCTTGTCGGGCGCCGCGTCAGCGAGTCCGGGGTGCTCAGGCCCACCACCCGGACCCCCGTGCTCGTCTGCCACCCCGAGGACCACCACTGGTTCGCCGGCATGCGCGTCCTCCCGCAGCTCACCCGCGTCTGGCTGCCCCAGGCCGACGAGGACCACCCCGTCGACGAGCCCGCCCCCGAGGAGAACGCGCTCCGCGTCGAGACCGCCGCCTCCCTGCCCCGCGGGCTCGCCCTCCTCGACGCCCCCGACATCGACTCCCTCGTCGTCGAGAACCGGCTCCTCGCCGCCGAGTTGATCTGCGCCGCCGACATCTGGGTGATGGTCACCACCGCCTCGCGGTACGCCGACGCCGTGCCCTGGCACCTGCTCCGTACCGCCAAGGAGTACGACGCCACCCTCGTCACCGTCCTCGACCGCGTCCCCCATCAGGTCATCGGCGAGGTCTCCCGGCAGTACGAGGCGCTGCTCGACAAGGCCGGCCTCGGCGACGTCCCCCGTTTCACCATCCCCGAGCTGCCCGAGTCCGCCGGCGGCGGCAGCGGACTGCTGCCCGACAGTGCCGTCGCCGCTCTGCGCGGCTGGCTCGCCCACCGCGCCCAGGACCCCGCCGCCCGCCAGCAGGCCGCCGACCGGACAGCCTCCGGCGTCATCGACTCCCTCGACGCCCGGCTGCCCGAGCTGGCCGCCGCCGTCGCCGCCCAGTACGCGGCCGCGGGCCGCCTCGGCGGCGTCGTCGAGGCCGCGTACGGCGAGCAGGGCAAGCGGGTGCGCAAGGAACTCGGCCGCGGCGCCGTCCTCGCCGGCGACGCCCGCACCCGCTGGCGCGGCTACCCCCGCGACAGCACCGCCGACGAGCTCCTGGACGCCCTCGCCGAGTCCCTCGCCGCCCTCCTGCACTGCGCGGTCTCCGCCGCCGAGGAGCGCGTCCGGGACACCTGGCGCCGCGAACCCGCCTCCGAGCCCCTCGGCCCGCTCCGTACCGGCGGCGACCGGGAGACCGCCGAACGCATCGGCGTGGAGGTACGCCGCTGGCGCCGCGTGCTCGAAGAGCTCGCCGAGGACGAGGTGCGGAACGTGGAGCGCCCCTCGGGATCCCGCAGCCCCGTCCCGGAGCCCGACACCGTCGCCGCGCTCCTGGCCGCCTCCCTCCTCGGCGGCCGCCGCGCCCGCGCCGCCGGCGAACGCCTCGCCGAACTCCTGGGCGCCCAGGCCGCCCTGCGGCTGCGCGACAAGGGCGGCGAACTCGTCCTCTCGTACGTCGACCGCGTCCTGCACGCCGAGCGCGACCGCCGCCTCGCGCCCCTCGACGCCCTCGACGTCACCCCCGAGCCGCAGGCGGAGCTGATCGCCGCGCTCTCCGTACTGCAGAAGGAGAAGTGA